From the genome of Rhodobacteraceae bacterium Araon29, one region includes:
- a CDS encoding TRAP transporter large permease subunit — protein sequence MEVVLLFTLVIGLLVIGVPIAVALGMSSVLFLLAFSDSSLASVAQTLFSAFEGHYTLLAIPFFILAASFMTTGGVAQRIIRFSIACVGHLPGGLAIAGVFACMLFAALSGSSPATVVAIGTIVIGGMIQVGYSKEFAAGVICNAGTLGILIPPSIVMVVYAASVEVSVGRMFLAGVIPGLLAGFMLMTAIYVMAKVKNLPKGEWQGWGEIFESGLEAGWGLFLIVIILGGIYGGIFTPTEAAAVAAVYAFFIANFIYKDMGPLAEKGPRHLSAAHVEGPTRTTPLWRQPSALVTAFFHRDTQQTLLDAGKLTVTLLFVIANALILKHVLTDEQVPQTVANAMLSAGFGPVMFLIVVNIILLLGGQFMEPSGLLVIVAPLVFPIAIELGIDPIHLGIIMVVNMEIGMITPPVGLNLFVTSGVAGMPMMSVVRAALPFLGVLFVFLILVTYVPWISTFLPNLIMGPEIIVK from the coding sequence ATGGAAGTTGTACTACTTTTTACCCTGGTCATTGGCCTGCTGGTCATTGGTGTGCCGATCGCGGTTGCACTTGGCATGTCCTCAGTGCTGTTTCTGCTGGCATTTTCTGACAGTTCACTGGCGTCGGTTGCCCAAACGCTGTTCAGCGCTTTCGAGGGCCACTATACGCTTCTCGCCATCCCATTTTTCATTCTGGCAGCATCGTTCATGACGACGGGTGGTGTTGCACAACGGATCATCCGGTTCTCAATTGCCTGCGTCGGGCATCTGCCTGGCGGGTTGGCTATTGCGGGTGTTTTTGCATGCATGCTGTTCGCAGCGCTGTCTGGCTCTTCGCCAGCAACGGTCGTAGCAATTGGAACAATTGTCATCGGAGGCATGATTCAGGTTGGTTATTCAAAGGAGTTTGCTGCCGGTGTTATCTGCAACGCAGGCACGTTGGGGATCCTTATCCCGCCGTCTATTGTGATGGTTGTTTATGCAGCTTCAGTGGAAGTTTCTGTTGGGCGGATGTTCCTCGCTGGTGTCATTCCGGGACTTCTGGCCGGGTTTATGCTTATGACCGCTATCTATGTCATGGCAAAGGTAAAGAACTTACCCAAGGGTGAATGGCAGGGTTGGGGAGAAATCTTTGAATCTGGACTCGAAGCTGGGTGGGGCCTTTTCCTGATAGTGATTATTCTAGGCGGTATTTATGGCGGGATATTCACTCCGACCGAAGCGGCCGCAGTTGCCGCGGTCTATGCTTTCTTCATTGCCAACTTCATCTACAAAGACATGGGACCTCTTGCCGAGAAAGGCCCACGCCACCTTTCAGCTGCGCATGTAGAGGGGCCCACGAGAACTACCCCTTTATGGCGCCAACCCTCGGCGCTGGTGACGGCATTTTTTCATAGGGACACGCAGCAAACCCTGTTGGACGCGGGCAAGCTGACTGTTACGCTATTGTTCGTAATCGCAAACGCGCTCATCTTGAAGCATGTTCTTACGGACGAGCAAGTTCCGCAAACTGTGGCAAATGCAATGTTGTCCGCAGGCTTTGGACCAGTGATGTTCCTTATCGTCGTAAACATCATTCTGCTGCTTGGTGGACAGTTCATGGAGCCTTCAGGATTGCTTGTGATTGTCGCACCATTGGTTTTTCCAATTGCCATAGAACTGGGCATCGATCCCATCCATTTAGGAATTATTATGGTCGTAAACATGGAAATCGGTATGATCACTCCGCCGGTTGGGTTGAACCTGTTTGTGACCTCTGGGGTTGCCGGTATGCCAATGATGTCGGTTGTACGAGCTGCCCTTCCATTTCTTGGCGTTCTATTCGTTTTCTTGATCTTGGTAACCTACGTGCCATGGATTTCGACATTCCTGCCTAATTTGATCATGGGACCAGAAATTATTGTGAAATAG
- a CDS encoding class II aldolase/adducin family protein yields the protein MSELRDKKDALIATAKRCFNLRLQTNAGGNLSVRLEDREAILIKPSGVGFNECTHDNLQVVHLDGTIEPSEFKPSKDLGFHLDLYRIRKDIRAVVHCHSPWATGYASAGLEIPCLTVQTIEKIGRMPLIPLCPQGGPQTSREISPVFRDEKIVAAVLANHGTIGVGSSLIKAQYLAEIIEETAQIAYVRDTLLAAHGLSTVDEPNYGTASEVTRSK from the coding sequence ATGTCTGAACTAAGGGACAAAAAAGACGCGCTCATTGCGACCGCAAAACGCTGCTTCAACCTACGTCTGCAAACAAACGCAGGCGGAAACCTATCGGTGCGACTTGAGGACCGAGAGGCTATATTAATAAAGCCTTCTGGTGTGGGGTTTAACGAATGTACCCACGATAACCTTCAAGTCGTGCATCTTGATGGCACCATCGAGCCATCGGAATTTAAGCCTTCAAAAGACCTAGGTTTCCATCTCGATCTTTACCGGATTCGAAAAGATATTCGTGCAGTTGTTCATTGCCACTCTCCTTGGGCAACCGGCTACGCCAGTGCGGGGCTGGAAATTCCCTGCCTAACGGTGCAGACGATTGAAAAAATCGGCCGCATGCCTCTTATTCCACTCTGTCCTCAAGGTGGCCCTCAGACCAGCCGTGAAATTAGCCCAGTATTTCGGGATGAAAAAATTGTGGCCGCTGTTTTGGCGAACCATGGCACAATAGGTGTTGGATCAAGCCTGATCAAAGCGCAATATCTGGCAGAAATCATCGAAGAAACGGCACAGATTGCATATGTTCGAGACACTTTATTGGCGGCCCATGGCTTGAGCACAGTTGATGAACCAAACTATGGTACGGCTTCTGAAGTCACTCGCTCCAAGTAA
- a CDS encoding IS3 family transposase (programmed frameshift), with protein MGNKPTAEFRQEVVRVALTSGLSRKQVASDFGIGFSTLSRWIKEERDTVSTPEPQIDLIHENERLRKEVRMLREEREIFKKGNTVLREAKTVRFKFIEEHRGTLPINRLCHIMNVSARGYRAYRTRPINQSQRTDMVLLAHIRDQFALSHNSYGRVRMTEELKELGLQVGHRRVGRLMRQNAISVIRTRKHKVTTDSNHKFNIAPNLLDRDFTTDKPNQKWVVDISYIWTREGWLYLAAVLDLHSRRIIGWSVSNRMKKDLAIRALDMAVALRRPPKDCIHHSDRGSQYCSHEYQARLRKHGFKISMSGKGNCYDNAAMETFFKTIKAELIWRNTWHTRRAAELAIFKYINGVYNPRRRHSALGWKSPLAFERIAA; from the exons ATGGGAAACAAACCAACAGCAGAATTTAGACAGGAAGTTGTGCGCGTAGCATTAACAAGTGGGCTTAGCCGTAAGCAGGTCGCATCGGACTTTGGGATTGGTTTTTCGACACTGAGCCGCTGGATCAAAGAAGAACGCGATACAGTTTCTACGCCTGAGCCACAAATTGATTTGATTCACGAAAACGAACGGCTGCGAAAAGAAGTCCGCATGCTTCGTGAGGAGAGGGAAATAT TTAAAAAAGGCAACACAGTTCTTCGCGAAGCAAAAACCGTGAGGTTTAAGTTTATCGAAGAACACCGTGGCACGCTTCCAATCAATCGTCTGTGTCATATTATGAATGTCAGTGCACGTGGTTACCGCGCCTATCGCACACGACCAATCAACCAAAGTCAGAGAACGGATATGGTTTTATTGGCTCATATTCGGGATCAATTCGCCCTAAGTCACAATAGTTATGGGCGCGTCAGAATGACCGAAGAGCTGAAAGAGTTAGGTCTGCAGGTCGGCCACCGCCGTGTAGGAAGATTGATGCGCCAGAACGCCATATCCGTTATCAGAACCCGTAAACATAAGGTCACAACGGATAGTAATCACAAGTTTAATATTGCGCCAAATCTGCTGGATCGTGATTTTACTACCGATAAGCCTAATCAAAAATGGGTGGTTGATATTAGCTATATATGGACACGTGAAGGATGGCTATACTTGGCTGCTGTACTTGATTTACATTCAAGGCGCATCATCGGTTGGTCGGTCAGTAATCGGATGAAGAAGGATCTGGCAATACGTGCGTTAGACATGGCGGTTGCTTTGCGGCGTCCTCCTAAGGATTGCATCCATCACAGTGATCGTGGAAGCCAATATTGCTCACATGAATACCAGGCTCGGCTTCGCAAACACGGATTTAAAATATCAATGTCAGGAAAGGGTAATTGCTATGACAATGCAGCAATGGAAACATTCTTCAAAACTATCAAGGCTGAACTGATATGGCGAAATACTTGGCACACACGCCGTGCTGCTGAACTGGCTATCTTCAAATATATCAATGGCGTTTATAACCCACGCCGCAGACATTCTGCATTAGGCTGGAAAAGCCCCTTGGCTTTCGAACGGATAGCCGCTTAA
- the ugpC gene encoding sn-glycerol-3-phosphate ABC transporter ATP-binding protein UgpC, translating into MPKIRLENLIKRYGEVQVLHGIDLTMAENEFTVLVGPSGCGKSTTLRMIAGLETVSEGEIYMDDRPISALEPKDRNLAMVFQDYALYPHMDVAKNISFALRLQKRPKAEVDAKVREVADIVGLKEFLTRKPGALSGGQRQRVAMARALAKDSDTFLFDEPLSNLDAKLRGQMRAELALMSQRVQKNMIYVTHDQIEAMTLADRIVVMHGGYIQQQGTPEDLFKRPVNKFVAGFIGSPPMNFLNAELVQEGDSMFARGDNFKIALPIEKTKSLGRTSGSIILGVRPSDLSYDANARDTRSLDLHVKVSEYIGAQSALMCACGTATVTVELKSETPIALGNTLRFAVRPEGIHLFDRNSELAL; encoded by the coding sequence ATGCCGAAGATTCGGTTGGAAAACCTTATTAAACGTTATGGCGAAGTTCAGGTTCTGCATGGCATTGATCTAACAATGGCAGAAAATGAATTTACCGTCCTGGTCGGCCCATCGGGCTGCGGAAAATCCACAACGCTGCGGATGATAGCGGGATTGGAAACTGTTTCTGAGGGCGAGATCTACATGGATGACCGTCCAATCAGTGCGCTAGAGCCAAAGGACCGAAACCTGGCAATGGTGTTTCAGGACTATGCTCTTTATCCGCACATGGATGTGGCAAAAAATATCTCTTTTGCCCTACGGCTTCAAAAGCGCCCAAAAGCTGAAGTTGACGCAAAAGTGCGCGAAGTCGCCGACATAGTAGGGTTAAAAGAATTTCTGACTCGCAAGCCCGGAGCGCTTTCTGGCGGTCAAAGGCAACGGGTTGCGATGGCTCGTGCGCTGGCCAAAGATAGCGACACATTTTTGTTTGATGAACCACTGTCTAATCTTGATGCTAAATTGCGAGGTCAGATGCGTGCTGAACTGGCTTTGATGTCTCAGCGCGTCCAAAAGAACATGATTTATGTCACCCATGATCAAATCGAAGCAATGACGCTTGCCGACCGTATTGTGGTAATGCACGGAGGATATATCCAGCAGCAGGGCACACCAGAGGATCTTTTCAAACGCCCCGTAAATAAATTTGTCGCAGGATTTATCGGCTCGCCCCCAATGAACTTCCTAAATGCTGAATTGGTGCAAGAGGGCGATAGTATGTTTGCCCGTGGTGATAATTTTAAAATTGCATTGCCTATAGAAAAGACAAAATCGCTTGGTAGAACATCAGGGTCTATTATTCTTGGAGTTCGTCCATCGGACCTATCCTACGATGCAAATGCAAGAGACACGCGATCCCTCGACCTTCATGTAAAAGTTTCCGAATACATCGGCGCACAATCAGCTCTGATGTGCGCTTGCGGCACTGCCACTGTGACTGTGGAACTCAAATCCGAGACCCCCATAGCACTTGGCAATACACTCAGGTTTGCGGTCAGACCTGAGGGAATTCATTTGTTTGACCGCAACAGCGAACTGGCGCTTTGA
- a CDS encoding ABC transporter permease subunit, with product MQSMNRLTPYVFIAPAIIIMGLALLYPLGYMIYGSFRAWDPSQAIGETNFLGLKNYITLWFDPAFRESLSVTLIFAASVVSAELVLGVGLALLLDRNIRGMSVLRTLFILPMMIAPVVVGLMWRYMYHPTVGNFNRALKSLGLEGVDWLGQNALLSVIIADIWQWTPFIFILSLAALQSLPRSALEAARIDGATGWQQIVYIKLPLMMPVLIVTALLRLIDAFKVLEVILVMTEGGPGLSTEILALRISRTATEFRELGTAAAMSNYLLMLLLMLTLVMFIIARLQEVRAARLARQIQEDE from the coding sequence ATGCAATCCATGAACCGCCTTACACCCTATGTGTTTATTGCGCCTGCAATTATTATCATGGGGCTCGCGCTATTATACCCTTTGGGCTACATGATATATGGATCTTTTAGAGCTTGGGATCCAAGTCAGGCTATCGGTGAAACCAATTTTTTAGGGCTGAAAAATTACATCACTCTTTGGTTTGACCCAGCCTTCCGGGAAAGTCTTTCTGTGACATTGATCTTCGCGGCCTCTGTTGTGTCAGCAGAGCTGGTGTTGGGCGTGGGGCTTGCATTGCTTTTGGATCGTAACATCCGAGGCATGTCGGTACTGCGCACGCTTTTTATCTTGCCGATGATGATTGCACCGGTGGTTGTTGGTCTAATGTGGCGGTATATGTACCACCCTACGGTCGGTAACTTTAACCGCGCTCTTAAAAGTTTAGGATTAGAGGGTGTGGATTGGCTTGGCCAAAACGCACTATTATCTGTAATTATTGCAGATATTTGGCAATGGACCCCGTTTATTTTTATCCTTTCGCTGGCTGCTCTTCAGTCATTACCACGCTCTGCGCTGGAAGCTGCGCGTATCGACGGAGCAACGGGCTGGCAGCAAATCGTATATATCAAGCTTCCGTTGATGATGCCTGTCCTCATTGTCACGGCGCTCTTACGATTGATTGATGCTTTCAAAGTGCTCGAAGTCATCTTGGTGATGACAGAGGGTGGACCAGGACTATCCACCGAAATCTTAGCCTTACGCATAAGCCGTACAGCCACTGAGTTTCGAGAACTGGGAACCGCGGCGGCTATGTCGAATTATCTGTTAATGTTGTTGCTGATGCTCACGCTTGTCATGTTCATCATAGCGCGATTGCAAGAGGTGCGCGCCGCTCGATTGGCCCGCCAGATACAGGAAGATGAGTAA
- a CDS encoding extracellular solute-binding protein, translated as MLKNIIKKTLGASTAIALATAAMADPYDDYAGTTLVVNFPAHPHYNAVMKILPEFTKETGIEVEVDQLPYLKMRERQTLELGQDEGDYDLIAYVVFSKADYVYADQLENLARYFMNPKLADPNYDSDDLIDGYVYNIGFAGGNKGYLEGKTGSLFGIPYGSETSILGYRKDIFEKHGLEVPETYDEMLDIACKIPQLEPGMGGLSSRAASGHHASHAFLLHLAPLGGRVFDDNWNPIVNNDAGVAAANALKKIVDCGPEGAASFGFGEALGSFLNGDTAMFLDTTVVAGQINDPSKSKVVGKVDWAMHPMGVRRGSQTGGFGIGIPKNAENKEAAFLLMQWLTSKAGDKLVALAGGNPSRFSTHADEDVNTKFPHMATFGEALKHADPDWRPIIPVWGKINADLGTTLSKVLTEGLDIQEALNGVAERTKVVMEEAGYYTWQ; from the coding sequence ATGCTAAAGAATATTATCAAGAAAACCCTCGGGGCCTCGACCGCGATTGCACTGGCAACAGCTGCAATGGCAGACCCTTACGACGACTATGCTGGTACCACTTTGGTGGTAAATTTCCCAGCGCACCCACATTACAATGCAGTGATGAAAATCCTGCCAGAGTTCACAAAAGAAACCGGCATCGAAGTTGAGGTGGACCAGCTTCCATATTTAAAAATGCGCGAGCGACAGACTTTGGAGCTTGGGCAAGATGAGGGTGATTATGACCTGATAGCATATGTGGTTTTTTCGAAAGCCGATTATGTCTATGCCGACCAGCTTGAAAATCTAGCGCGTTACTTCATGAATCCCAAGCTGGCCGACCCCAATTACGATTCAGATGATCTGATCGACGGGTATGTTTACAATATCGGCTTTGCCGGTGGTAACAAGGGCTACCTTGAAGGTAAAACCGGATCACTTTTTGGTATTCCATATGGATCCGAGACATCAATTCTTGGCTATCGGAAGGACATATTTGAAAAGCACGGTCTTGAGGTTCCAGAAACCTATGATGAAATGCTCGACATCGCCTGTAAAATTCCACAGCTCGAACCCGGTATGGGTGGCCTTTCATCGCGGGCGGCATCTGGTCACCATGCATCGCACGCATTTCTGTTGCACCTTGCGCCACTTGGTGGACGCGTGTTTGACGACAACTGGAACCCGATCGTCAACAATGACGCAGGCGTAGCGGCAGCTAATGCCTTGAAGAAAATCGTAGATTGTGGCCCAGAAGGTGCCGCATCCTTTGGCTTTGGCGAAGCGCTGGGTTCATTTCTAAATGGCGACACAGCGATGTTCCTCGATACAACGGTTGTGGCTGGTCAAATAAACGACCCGTCCAAATCTAAGGTTGTTGGCAAGGTGGACTGGGCAATGCACCCCATGGGTGTCCGTCGCGGATCACAAACTGGAGGCTTTGGTATTGGCATCCCTAAAAATGCCGAGAACAAAGAAGCAGCCTTCTTGCTGATGCAGTGGCTTACATCAAAAGCCGGGGATAAACTTGTTGCACTGGCTGGTGGAAATCCGTCACGCTTCTCAACCCATGCAGATGAAGATGTAAACACCAAATTCCCACACATGGCGACCTTTGGTGAGGCGCTCAAGCACGCTGACCCAGACTGGCGTCCGATTATCCCTGTCTGGGGTAAAATCAACGCTGATCTAGGAACCACACTGTCGAAAGTACTGACAGAAGGTCTGGACATCCAAGAAGCGCTGAATGGTGTGGCTGAACGCACCAAAGTAGTGATGGAAGAAGCAGGTTATTATACCTGGCAATAA
- a CDS encoding ABC transporter permease subunit, with product MKADRQNPAFYALLVALIFMAVGPILLMFINSFKLDVDIISGTSGLLFLPTLQNYETALCDVLWYEPEHLDFCALKFGGAFTNSLIIALVSTMLTLVIGTMAAYALVRFRFMGRDTVSLTTLMVRMVPPAVLLVPVFGLWNNEFCIGKRTWLGELIRDAIGGRGDVCLAGTHSGIILIYVAMNLPFVIWILQSFIVQVPRSLEEAARVDGAGPFQVFFKVVLPLIKPGLAAAAIFTFRIAWNEYLLASALSDRNTKTVPILIVNNMSEFNIEWGVIMATGMLLAIPPIIFTLFASRQIITGMTAGAVKG from the coding sequence ATGAAGGCTGATCGCCAAAACCCTGCCTTTTATGCCCTTTTGGTTGCCCTGATATTTATGGCTGTCGGGCCCATCCTTTTAATGTTCATCAATAGTTTCAAGCTGGATGTCGATATCATTTCCGGAACCTCCGGGCTTTTGTTCTTGCCGACACTACAGAATTACGAAACCGCACTGTGCGATGTCCTTTGGTACGAGCCGGAACATCTAGACTTTTGTGCGCTCAAGTTTGGGGGTGCATTTACCAACTCTCTTATCATCGCATTAGTGTCGACAATGCTCACGCTGGTGATCGGTACCATGGCAGCCTATGCATTGGTACGCTTTCGCTTCATGGGTAGAGACACCGTTTCATTGACTACTTTGATGGTGCGCATGGTTCCACCTGCCGTTTTGCTGGTGCCTGTATTCGGTCTTTGGAATAATGAGTTCTGCATCGGGAAAAGGACCTGGCTGGGCGAGCTCATCCGCGATGCTATAGGGGGCCGTGGGGATGTCTGTCTTGCCGGAACGCATTCGGGTATAATCCTGATCTATGTGGCCATGAATCTTCCATTTGTGATCTGGATATTGCAGAGTTTTATCGTACAAGTCCCCCGATCCTTGGAAGAGGCCGCTAGGGTTGATGGCGCTGGACCGTTTCAAGTATTCTTTAAGGTGGTTCTGCCGCTTATAAAGCCGGGTCTTGCTGCGGCCGCTATCTTTACATTTCGCATCGCTTGGAATGAATATTTGCTAGCCTCTGCCCTTTCAGACAGAAACACCAAAACGGTTCCTATTTTGATTGTTAATAATATGTCTGAATTCAATATTGAATGGGGTGTGATCATGGCCACAGGTATGCTTTTGGCCATACCCCCAATCATTTTTACCCTCTTTGCGAGCCGTCAGATCATTACAGGAATGACCGCTGGCGCGGTGAAAGGCTAA
- a CDS encoding MBL fold metallo-hydrolase, with translation MGVQETKIYPINTGWLEADLGTYIFWKGPAGKKYWNPVYCHYVDTGEHKILVDTGLCDEARAGKYHHKCEKRGCLEVHEHLEQKLGVHPDEIDAIVFTHLHWDHVQNMKQFRNARYIAPRGEIEMAYNPLPLYYRTYECGILGIEPPYAGCVFEAVEDECEVLPGITMFHTPGHSVGHMAVTVSTSMGDIVIAGDAIFLERNLEPNPAEKWRYWVPARFVNSYEGWKSVEEIDKRADYVLPCHDEEANARSDVFPYEGMPLRKRRQVIPGFQFYFGDMANGLASKSAPAMGSEEVEAFLASLTDPRDMAEY, from the coding sequence ATGGGCGTTCAAGAAACCAAAATTTACCCAATCAATACAGGGTGGTTGGAAGCAGACCTTGGCACCTATATATTTTGGAAGGGACCAGCTGGGAAAAAATACTGGAATCCAGTGTATTGCCACTATGTTGATACGGGTGAGCACAAAATACTGGTCGACACAGGGCTTTGTGACGAGGCACGCGCCGGCAAGTATCATCACAAATGCGAAAAGCGCGGCTGCCTTGAGGTGCACGAGCATTTGGAGCAGAAGCTTGGGGTTCATCCCGATGAGATTGATGCAATCGTTTTTACGCATTTGCATTGGGACCATGTCCAGAACATGAAACAGTTTAGAAACGCCCGCTACATTGCGCCCAGGGGTGAGATTGAAATGGCTTATAACCCTTTACCGCTCTATTATCGCACTTACGAATGCGGTATCTTAGGCATTGAGCCCCCCTATGCGGGCTGTGTCTTTGAGGCGGTTGAAGATGAATGCGAAGTCTTGCCGGGGATAACCATGTTTCACACACCGGGGCATTCCGTAGGCCATATGGCTGTCACAGTTTCTACATCGATGGGTGATATTGTGATTGCAGGTGACGCCATTTTTCTTGAGCGGAACCTGGAGCCAAATCCTGCCGAGAAATGGCGCTACTGGGTTCCTGCCCGTTTTGTTAATTCTTATGAGGGTTGGAAATCTGTTGAAGAAATTGATAAGCGCGCGGATTACGTTTTACCCTGCCACGACGAAGAAGCAAATGCACGGTCGGATGTATTCCCCTATGAGGGGATGCCGCTCCGCAAACGCCGTCAGGTTATCCCGGGTTTTCAGTTTTACTTTGGAGATATGGCAAATGGTTTAGCTTCAAAATCAGCCCCAGCCATGGGGTCAGAAGAAGTCGAGGCTTTTTTGGCATCCTTGACGGATCCCAGGGATATGGCCGAATATTAA
- a CDS encoding FCD domain-containing protein yields the protein MTDEQANRIKFRKMSTAQRIEQALIEEISVGELAPGERLDETGLAVRFGASRTPVREALSRLTAQGVLVSGEKRGVFVSQYTREELSQIFEAMHEIEAACARIASQRLSLLARSEIETAQADCVKAAEIGDRGAYLRANEAFHQTIYSATGNPYIAEIASEFRRRTGPFRAKKFGTREDLMESAESHRALIDDIFSEDSGTASKGMREHMTESFIQALQAN from the coding sequence ATGACTGATGAGCAGGCAAATCGCATAAAATTTCGGAAAATGTCAACAGCACAGCGAATCGAACAGGCCCTGATTGAGGAAATTAGTGTGGGGGAGCTCGCGCCCGGTGAACGCCTTGATGAGACGGGGCTGGCGGTGCGGTTTGGGGCTTCCCGTACCCCAGTTCGAGAAGCATTATCACGCCTTACCGCGCAGGGCGTTTTGGTTTCTGGTGAAAAACGTGGGGTTTTTGTATCGCAGTATACACGCGAAGAGCTTAGTCAAATATTTGAGGCTATGCACGAAATTGAGGCTGCTTGCGCTCGAATTGCATCTCAAAGGCTTAGTCTACTGGCAAGATCTGAAATTGAAACTGCTCAAGCAGATTGCGTTAAAGCTGCAGAAATTGGTGACAGAGGTGCTTACCTTAGGGCAAATGAGGCTTTCCATCAAACAATCTACAGTGCCACAGGTAATCCATATATTGCAGAAATAGCCTCGGAGTTTCGCCGTAGAACAGGCCCATTTCGCGCTAAAAAATTTGGTACGCGTGAGGACTTAATGGAGTCTGCTGAAAGTCACCGCGCCTTGATTGACGATATCTTCTCAGAAGATTCTGGAACCGCTTCTAAGGGTATGCGGGAGCATATGACTGAAAGCTTTATTCAGGCTTTACAAGCAAATTAA
- a CDS encoding hydroxymethylglutaryl-CoA lyase, which produces MPTEAKLHWIKALAASGLREIEVGSFVSPRLLPQMADCATLVREANKLEGLSVLALVPNLKGAKHAMAAGARKLTMPPSASRAHSLNNIGKTPEDAIEEVRSVCAFRDSLPVEQRPDVEVGISTAFGCTLEGKVSEDWVIEMAGLLAKAGADSIGLSDTTGYANPAQIKRMFRRLRSEIGTEKMAGAHLHNTLGQGLANVVAALEVDVTTFDSSLGGLGGCPYAPGATGNIVTEDLVFMLEAMGLRTGINLDALITAREVLLRGLPGEDIYGNVPEAGLPKGFTYANERSAT; this is translated from the coding sequence ATGCCGACAGAGGCCAAACTCCATTGGATCAAAGCGCTGGCGGCCTCTGGGCTTCGGGAGATCGAAGTGGGATCTTTCGTATCTCCGCGCCTACTACCACAGATGGCCGATTGCGCCACGCTCGTAAGAGAAGCGAACAAACTTGAAGGTCTTTCGGTTCTGGCGTTGGTCCCAAACCTTAAAGGTGCAAAACACGCGATGGCAGCTGGTGCGCGCAAGTTGACCATGCCGCCTTCAGCTTCGCGGGCGCACAGCCTCAATAATATTGGCAAGACCCCTGAAGATGCGATTGAAGAGGTCCGCAGCGTTTGCGCTTTTCGCGACTCTCTGCCCGTCGAGCAGCGTCCGGATGTCGAGGTAGGCATCTCAACAGCGTTTGGCTGCACACTCGAGGGTAAGGTATCGGAGGACTGGGTGATCGAGATGGCCGGCCTATTGGCAAAGGCGGGTGCAGATAGCATCGGTCTCTCGGATACGACTGGCTATGCCAACCCGGCCCAGATCAAACGCATGTTCCGCCGCCTTCGTAGTGAGATCGGTACGGAGAAAATGGCAGGTGCTCATCTGCACAACACGCTGGGTCAAGGCCTCGCCAACGTCGTGGCCGCCCTCGAGGTTGACGTGACCACCTTCGATTCCTCGCTTGGCGGACTTGGCGGCTGCCCCTATGCACCGGGAGCAACTGGCAATATTGTGACTGAAGATCTTGTATTTATGCTAGAAGCGATGGGTCTGCGCACAGGCATTAATTTAGATGCGTTGATCACCGCACGTGAGGTGCTGCTACGCGGACTGCCAGGTGAGGACATCTATGGCAACGTCCCTGAGGCTGGCTTGCCTAAGGGCTTTACCTACGCCAATGAAAGGAGTGCAACATGA